Proteins co-encoded in one Nitrosopumilus sp. genomic window:
- a CDS encoding chlorite dismutase family protein, which produces MSEEHNQYYFNFSFFKVDPKWRWMADLAKEESAKEVENVINNSGIMFRSYSNLGLRDDADFLFWFAAKSVEEIQMVIEKIYKTVFGKYILPSRTYLSCTRPSIYVQEQKTHGFVTGNEPKKHVIVYPFTKTREWYLLPKEKRQEIMNEHIEVSKKFPQVILNTTYSFGIHDEDFMLAFEVDNIRDFQDLIMELRETQVSTYVKNDIPMIVCVKKDIVPLISSLG; this is translated from the coding sequence ATGTCAGAAGAACATAATCAATATTATTTTAATTTCTCATTTTTCAAAGTTGATCCTAAATGGAGATGGATGGCCGATTTGGCAAAAGAAGAATCTGCAAAAGAAGTTGAAAATGTAATTAATAATTCAGGCATAATGTTTAGATCATATTCTAATTTAGGATTAAGAGATGATGCAGACTTTTTGTTTTGGTTTGCAGCAAAATCAGTTGAAGAAATCCAGATGGTAATTGAAAAAATTTACAAGACTGTTTTTGGAAAATATATTCTTCCATCTAGAACATATTTGTCATGCACAAGACCATCAATTTATGTACAAGAACAAAAAACACATGGATTTGTTACAGGAAATGAACCGAAAAAACATGTTATTGTTTATCCATTTACAAAGACCAGAGAATGGTATCTACTTCCAAAAGAGAAACGTCAGGAAATAATGAATGAACATATAGAAGTCAGCAAGAAATTCCCCCAAGTAATTCTCAACACAACATATTCGTTTGGAATACATGATGAAGATTTCATGTTAGCCTTTGAAGTAGACAACATTAGAGATTTTCAGGATCTCATTATGGAGTTAAGAGAGACTCAGGTGTCCACATATGTTAAAAATGACATCCCCATGATAGTATGTGTTAAAAAAGACATTGTGCCATTAATCTCAAGTTTGGGTTAA
- a CDS encoding aldo/keto reductase — protein MNYNKLGKTDIKVSELGFGAWSIALDWWGKKIEEDEAKRMLKKAYDLGINFFETGDMYGKGKSERLIGEVFKDMRDEIVISTKYGYDFSEVEQIGHSELPQRFDEDFTRKALRDSLERLQTDHLDMYGLHNPKLKHIRDDSIFNVLDSFIENETIKTYQVALGPAIGWTQEGLEAMERPNVSAVQTVYNILEQTPGNELMRKAEEKNVGILVRVPEASGILTGKVNADTKINEKDHRSVRKGEWIKASLEKVEILRPIAERNGLTITELSMKFIMSKKGFASVFPTVVSEEEIVNYVEMTKGGYIPASDMKEIEELYNSWPSYELKATPQAN, from the coding sequence TTGAATTACAATAAACTAGGAAAAACAGACATCAAAGTATCAGAGTTAGGATTTGGCGCATGGTCCATAGCACTAGATTGGTGGGGTAAAAAAATTGAAGAAGACGAAGCAAAAAGGATGCTCAAAAAGGCATATGATTTAGGGATTAACTTCTTTGAAACGGGAGACATGTATGGTAAAGGAAAAAGTGAGAGACTAATTGGAGAAGTTTTCAAGGACATGAGAGATGAAATTGTAATTTCTACGAAATACGGATATGATTTTTCAGAGGTAGAACAGATCGGACATAGTGAGCTTCCTCAGAGATTTGATGAAGATTTTACTCGAAAAGCATTAAGAGATAGTTTAGAAAGATTACAAACAGATCATCTCGACATGTATGGTCTACATAATCCAAAATTAAAACACATTAGAGATGATTCAATTTTTAATGTATTAGATAGTTTCATAGAAAATGAAACGATAAAGACATACCAAGTTGCACTGGGTCCTGCAATTGGATGGACACAAGAAGGTCTAGAAGCAATGGAGAGGCCAAATGTAAGTGCAGTTCAAACAGTTTACAATATTTTAGAACAAACACCAGGAAATGAATTGATGAGAAAAGCAGAAGAAAAAAACGTAGGGATTCTCGTGAGAGTACCAGAAGCATCAGGAATTCTTACAGGTAAAGTAAATGCAGATACTAAAATCAATGAGAAAGACCACAGATCCGTAAGAAAAGGAGAATGGATTAAAGCATCGCTAGAAAAAGTGGAGATCTTACGACCCATTGCAGAAAGAAATGGACTAACAATTACAGAACTATCTATGAAGTTTATCATGTCAAAGAAAGGGTTTGCATCTGTCTTTCCAACAGTAGTTAGTGAAGAAGAGATAGTGAATTATGTAGAAATGACAAAAGGAGGCTACATTCCGGCATCAGACATGAAAGAGATCGAAGAGTTGTATAATTCGTGGCCATCTTATGAATTAAAGGCAACACCCCAAGCAAACTAA
- a CDS encoding Lrp/AsnC family transcriptional regulator, producing MNESDKELLNEIQWTFPLVTRPFDAIAKKFNTTPKLIKERLNHLKEIGVLRQLSAIFDTRKLGYTSSLVAMEIEDDKLEYVASQINRHPGVSHNYERDHEFNLWFTLAVPPGSDLKEELDKFNVLKGIKKVRMLPTLQLFKIGVKLDMVDDKKHEVAPTEEKKEIKNIKFNPTEEDKNFIRELQKDMEIIDEPFVKSAKNLGITEAELFEKMKYYEEIGVMRRFAAILRHRQVGFTANGMIVWKVPEDKISKVGETLGSFPQVSHCYERPTYSDWPYNVFSMIHCKTHDEANEMAKTIQKQIHVDDYKILFSSREFKKTRVEYFVENSFSLAEKVPAS from the coding sequence ATGAACGAATCTGATAAAGAACTTTTAAATGAGATTCAATGGACTTTTCCACTTGTTACAAGACCTTTTGATGCAATTGCTAAAAAATTTAACACCACACCGAAACTCATCAAAGAGCGTCTAAACCATCTAAAGGAAATTGGTGTTCTGAGACAACTAAGTGCAATTTTTGATACTCGAAAACTTGGATATACCAGTTCTTTGGTTGCAATGGAAATTGAAGATGATAAACTAGAATATGTTGCAAGTCAAATTAATCGCCATCCTGGCGTCAGTCATAACTATGAACGCGATCATGAGTTTAACCTTTGGTTCACTTTGGCAGTTCCTCCTGGTTCTGACTTGAAAGAAGAGCTTGATAAATTCAATGTCCTTAAAGGAATCAAAAAAGTAAGAATGCTTCCTACATTACAATTGTTTAAGATTGGTGTAAAGCTAGACATGGTTGATGATAAAAAACATGAAGTTGCACCAACAGAAGAGAAAAAAGAAATTAAAAATATCAAATTCAATCCTACTGAAGAAGATAAAAATTTTATTCGTGAATTACAAAAAGATATGGAAATCATTGATGAACCCTTTGTAAAATCTGCCAAAAATCTTGGAATTACTGAAGCAGAATTATTTGAAAAAATGAAATACTATGAAGAGATTGGTGTGATGAGAAGATTTGCAGCAATCTTAAGACATAGGCAAGTTGGATTTACTGCAAATGGTATGATTGTTTGGAAAGTACCTGAAGATAAAATTTCAAAAGTTGGAGAAACTTTGGGATCATTTCCTCAGGTAAGTCATTGTTATGAACGTCCCACATATTCTGATTGGCCTTATAATGTATTTTCAATGATTCATTGTAAAACCCATGATGAGGCAAACGAAATGGCAAAAACAATTCAGAAACAAATTCATGTTGATGATTACAAAATTCTCTTCAGCTCTCGTGAATTCAAAAAAACACGTGTAGAATACTTTGTCGAAAATTCATTTAGTTTGGCAGAAAAAGTGCCTGCTTCCTAA
- a CDS encoding bifunctional precorrin-2 dehydrogenase/sirohydrochlorin ferrochelatase, whose protein sequence is MIVDLNIQNKRIIVIGGGNEAEKRINSLLKQNCNILVISDTVNSKIRKLAKDNKIKLKKQKIQDIKFISTLNPHMIITTTNDKKVNQKIINEAKKKKIIAYSSDNPDESDFSNPAIIDFNKMVQIAIFTGGQSPAMSKKIKDKLEKALKNIITKEDISHIKIQKIVRKIAKESISIPTQRKECLHKIMNDNEIDQLIKDGQIKKAEKRAITILRNWK, encoded by the coding sequence ATGATAGTTGATCTTAATATACAAAATAAAAGAATAATTGTTATAGGAGGAGGAAATGAGGCTGAAAAAAGAATCAATTCATTATTAAAACAAAATTGCAACATACTAGTAATTAGCGATACTGTAAATTCGAAAATTAGGAAACTGGCAAAAGACAATAAAATAAAATTAAAAAAACAAAAAATTCAAGACATAAAATTTATTTCGACTCTTAATCCACATATGATTATTACAACAACAAATGACAAAAAAGTAAATCAAAAAATAATCAATGAAGCAAAAAAGAAAAAAATCATTGCATATAGTTCCGATAATCCAGATGAGAGTGACTTTTCAAACCCGGCAATTATTGATTTTAATAAGATGGTTCAGATTGCAATATTTACAGGAGGGCAAAGTCCTGCAATGTCAAAGAAAATTAAAGACAAATTAGAAAAAGCATTAAAAAATATAATTACAAAAGAAGACATATCTCATATAAAAATTCAAAAGATCGTAAGAAAAATTGCAAAGGAATCAATTTCCATCCCAACACAGAGAAAAGAGTGCTTACATAAAATCATGAATGATAATGAGATTGATCAGTTAATAAAAGACGGGCAAATAAAAAAAGCTGAAAAGCGAGCAATTACAATATTGAGAAATTGGAAATGA